Within Fibrobacter sp., the genomic segment AGGCCATCGTTTGGATATGACATGCAGAAGGCGCCAGAGAAGCTTTGGCTGGTTGACAACAGTAGAACTTCAACATTTATCAAGTCAGCGGTTGGAACTGACAGGAATGTAGGACTGGAGATAAGCGGTTCATTGCCTGCAAAGACTTTCTACAAACTTGGATGCTACGATTCACCAAACTATAAAAATGGGCCATTTGAATTCGTGGAGCTTTTTGCGGCTGAAGCAGGATGGAAACAGTTTGATTTTTTCCAATTGACTGCTGCATTCAGGACTGAATCCTTCCGTCAGCACCCCCTTCTTCAGTACAGAACATCATTTTTCGATGTAGCACTGGTCTCAGAGCTCTTCCAGAAGAGGTGGTATACGGAAGTTGAGTTTTTCTACGGGGACGCCTCTCTGAAGGATTACCTGGTGGACTGGGATGATGAAGACGAGTTTGTAACTGCATCGTTGAGAGTACTTTCGACTTACCGCTTCGATTTCAAGGGAAATGCTCTCTGGCCAGTGATCGCCGTGGAACATTTTGACAATGGGTTTACAGGAACGCAGGATTACACAGGAGGAATCCGCTGGGGAAGAGGGGAGGCTTTCTTTATCGATCTGAATGGTAAATTCACAGTGAGAGAAGATTCTGTGTCCGGGAGGAAAATAACGGTACAGGGCACCTATATATTCAAAAGAAAGTAGTATACATGTTTCATCCAGGGTTTTTAAAAAAAACAGAGCTGCGGGCAAGTATTCTTGCCCTCTTTCTGATGGCGGTTTTCTGTATAGAAAATCCTTATGAGTATAGAAAACCGAAAAATGTGACTGTGGTTATAAATGAGTTTCTTACAAGTAATTCTCTTGGTATTATCCTGGATGATGCCGGTGAGCCCGAGGATTTTATCGAGCTTTATAACTATGGAAGTAAAGGGATTAATCTCGATGGTTTGTACCTGTCCGACGATTCAACGGACCTTTTCAGATACAAACTTCCTGACACCACAATTCCCGTTGGAGGGTATCTTGTGATCTGGGCTGACAATGACCCTGATCAGGGAAAACTGCATGCCCCATTCAAACTCTCCGGAAGTGAAGGTGAGGAGATTATCCTGAGTCTTCTAAACGGGGTAGTGGTCGATAGAATCCAGTTTTTTCCCCATTCCGGTAACCCTGAAGCCCGTCTGCCGGATATCTCCTATGGAAGGGTTAGTGACGGGGCAGAGGAGTGGGGCAGACAGGCTGAACCCACGCCAGGGTATAAAAACAAGAGTTACAAGGTTACCGCAATATCAATGCCGGAATAGACCGGTTTTCCTGATCTGTCTTTACCGTCAGTGTGAAAAGTCCCGGGGGAAGAGAATTCCTGCTGATAAAAATGTTGTGTTTCCCGCTCAGGCATTTTCCAACATAAAGCGACTTTATCTGCTTTCCCTGCATGGAATAAAGATTTATCCACACCGGGCTGGCATTACTTAAATAATAACTGATGGTAATACCTTTTTCTGTTGACCGGATGCTGCTTATTTTGTTGCGGAGCTCAGGTTTAATCGGGCGGGAGGCATTTTGCGAATATTGCTTCAGTTGATTACGGATAACAGCGGTTCTGGCTTCAGTAAAGGATTTCAATCCCGGAATCCGGGTAACAAGCGGGCCGTTTCTGAACTGAAGATCGTTTTCGATATTAGCTTCAAAAGCAGAATCACTGTAAAACTTATTGGGATCGGCTTTGACGTGAGCCTCGATAAGCGGTTTAATCCGTGCTGCTGCTGCGGAGACTGAGTCGTATGAGGCAGGACCATTGATCATTTCCTCTACATACTGTAAATAAACACTTTTAAGGTAATCGTTTTCCACAATTTTTTTATTCAGCGGCCTATCTTCAAGATTGGAAATATTGACAATATCGCAGGATATTACATCCCAGTTATTGGTATGTCCACCGAAAGAGAGATTAAGATCCCAGGGAATGATAGAAAATTTACCCGAGAGTCGGTCATGATAGAAGTAGAAGTTTCTGCCGGAACCTGTATAGCTGTCGAAATGAGAGAGGACCATTGTGAATGCCAGGTGGCGGGCGCAGTTATGGAGATCGAGGCAGGTGCCTGCTGTGGCTGCGAATTCGGCAGAGGGAGTGTTGTTAATTATATGGATCAGATTGATAAATGCGGACCAGTCGTTTTTCTTTTCGTTTGTCTCAAGAGTGTACTCAGCTTCATAACCTGATTGATCAAGGCCTCTGTAAACAAGTGCTCCTCCGTTGTCGGCAGCTTTGTAAAGATTCCCGTCATCATCTTCAAAGTACCGTCCAAGGAAAATTTTATCAACCTGCTCAATCTGTACGTAGAGGCCGATCAGTATTTCCTCAAGGTAAATATTGGCATAGGCAGTGCGGGGGGCAGGCATGTATGTCCGCGCAATATCATAACTGATTTTCTCTCTCATGAAACTGGGATCCATGGCGACATTTGAGAAATTCAGCCGCTCCATACCGAAAAAACGCCTCTTTTTACTGTATTTATCAAAACGAACCTTCAGCGGCTTTTTTGGAGAGTTCGCGGCAAGCTGGTAAGATGAATTCCCTTTGTAACGGATTCCTATGCTGTCAAGACGGATGGTATCTCCCTTCTGATTATAAAAAACCATCTTTCCCGGCATGTAAGGCTCATCAGGCAGGCTTTTATAATACTCCAGGGAATCCGCCCAGTCCGGAGTGTAAAAACTGAATTTATAGGTATAGACTTGATCTTCACTGAATACCATCGATGAAGAATCTACCTGTGCTACCGCATTGAATCCAAGCATGATAACAAAGAGAAGCGTTTTCTCAGTATTCATATATACTCCGCGATTTGGATAGTCAGTCAGCCCTGCGGACTGTGCGGAAACCATTTAACAGGTGCATATATGCAGTGTTTTCAAAAGACCGGTTTGCCGATCTGAGATAGATCAGATCATTTCCCCAGTGTCCGCCTCTGAGCATCGGGAACTGTCCTGATGCCCATGGGGTAAAAGGATCTGTAATGCTTCCGTAAGAGTAGTCGGCATACATATCTGTGCAATGCTCAGTGACATTTCCAACCATGTCGTAGAGTCCGTAGGCATTTGGTGTTCCGCTTCCGACTAAATGTGTTCCAAAATCAGGATGCTCTGTGCCCATATCAAGGGAGTTTCCCCGCCACACGGCATAACTGTTTACTTCGCTGCGATCTGCGCTCTCCTGATAGTCGTTGAGATTTTTTTCCCAGAAAAAGTCAGTGAAAGTTCCACCCTTGCAGGCATACTCCCACTCTGCCTCGGTAGGAAGCCTGTAGCCGTTAGCATTCATGTCAATTACAATGTTTGAGATCTGTGGATTCGACCCTGGTACACCTGACATTGAAGAGTATGAGTATACTGTATCGAGATTATCCCGTTTACTCCTGGCGTTACAGTACAAGATCGCATCGTTCCACACTACATTGTACACCGGGTAATTCTCTCCTGATCCGAACGGCCGATTGGTAGGGACAGTGTACTCCGGATATGTGCTTGACATAAGCTGGTCGTAATCACCCTGCGTCACTTCAACTGTATCCATCCAGAAATCGGATGTGAAGCTTACGGTGTGTACCGGCTGCTCTATAGAGGAGTAATCTTTGCCTCCTATATCCGGATCAGGCTGCCCCATTTCGAAATCGTAACCAGCGGCTTTGATTTTCACCATCCCGCCGGAATACTCCAGAGGTGGAGATGGTATCCAGAGATTTGAGGGCGAGAGTGTGATCTGGAGGTTATCAGTTGTGTAGTTTTCGATTCCGACAAGGGCGTGACGGTGCATGCGGCTGACGACTATAACAGTGTCGATAAACCCGTCAGTTTTCTTTCCGAGTTTTTGTGCTTTTGAGGCAGGCTTTTGTGCTGATCTGGAATTACGGGAAACAATTCCAGGGCCAACTCTCCATATCAGAGTACCTCCAGGTATCACAGCCTTCACAACGTAGAGGCCATTGGCGGCATTGTTCAGTGTTATCTTTCTGTTCAGCCCTTTTCTATCGATAAAACGCTCGGCATGAATTCTTGTCCCTGATAGGTCAAAAATTTCAAGACTGATCTCCTTTTCCGTTCCATCGGATTCAAGAATAAAACCGGTTTCCTTTCCCGCCGGACGAAGGTTCAGTATGGCATTTTTCTTGATTCTCTGAGTATTAACATCTGCTGATTCGATCAGAGAGAACACGCCATTACCATTAGTAAATACTGCAGGAGAGTTGCGGTTTTTAAGCTTTATAAAGGCGCCTGCAACAGGATTGCCATCCTGATCTGTAACAGTACCCCTCACCCACTCATCCGAGGCGCTGGACAGACAAAAAATTGAAATTATACAAGTTAAAAATACCGCTCTTTTCATAAAAGAATCACTCCGGGTTTATTT encodes:
- a CDS encoding lamin tail domain-containing protein, with product MFHPGFLKKTELRASILALFLMAVFCIENPYEYRKPKNVTVVINEFLTSNSLGIILDDAGEPEDFIELYNYGSKGINLDGLYLSDDSTDLFRYKLPDTTIPVGGYLVIWADNDPDQGKLHAPFKLSGSEGEEIILSLLNGVVVDRIQFFPHSGNPEARLPDISYGRVSDGAEEWGRQAEPTPGYKNKSYKVTAISMPE
- a CDS encoding SUMF1/EgtB/PvdO family nonheme iron enzyme; the protein is MKRAVFLTCIISIFCLSSASDEWVRGTVTDQDGNPVAGAFIKLKNRNSPAVFTNGNGVFSLIESADVNTQRIKKNAILNLRPAGKETGFILESDGTEKEISLEIFDLSGTRIHAERFIDRKGLNRKITLNNAANGLYVVKAVIPGGTLIWRVGPGIVSRNSRSAQKPASKAQKLGKKTDGFIDTVIVVSRMHRHALVGIENYTTDNLQITLSPSNLWIPSPPLEYSGGMVKIKAAGYDFEMGQPDPDIGGKDYSSIEQPVHTVSFTSDFWMDTVEVTQGDYDQLMSSTYPEYTVPTNRPFGSGENYPVYNVVWNDAILYCNARSKRDNLDTVYSYSSMSGVPGSNPQISNIVIDMNANGYRLPTEAEWEYACKGGTFTDFFWEKNLNDYQESADRSEVNSYAVWRGNSLDMGTEHPDFGTHLVGSGTPNAYGLYDMVGNVTEHCTDMYADYSYGSITDPFTPWASGQFPMLRGGHWGNDLIYLRSANRSFENTAYMHLLNGFRTVRRAD